From the Candidatus Margulisiibacteriota bacterium genome, one window contains:
- the ahcY gene encoding adenosylhomocysteinase: MAKNHDVKDMGLAKKGKARIEWAERDMPVLSQVKDKFQKSQILKGKKMSACLHVTAETANLVRALKAGGADIVLCASNPLSTQDDVAASLVSDYKIPVYAIKGEDNETYFKHLTAAIEHSPVITMDDGCDLVSAISKKYPAIARQIIGSMEETTTGVIRLKAMERDGALKFPVIAVNDAQTKNLFDNRYGTGQSTVDGIIRATDFLLAGKMIVVAGYGWCGKGFAMRCKGMGANVIVTEVNPVKAIEAAMDGFQVMTMAEAAPIGDLFCTLTGNMHVVRPEHFKKMKNGAIVCNSGHFDIELDLTGLKKLARKEKKNVRNFVDEYILPNDHSVFVLAEGRLVNLGAAEGHPASVMDMSFSTQALATEYAIKNTGKLAAKVYNVPQEIEDWVATAKLKSMGIGIDKLTADQSKYLASWEEGT; the protein is encoded by the coding sequence ATGGCAAAAAATCATGACGTTAAAGATATGGGCCTGGCAAAAAAAGGTAAAGCCCGCATTGAGTGGGCTGAACGTGACATGCCGGTCCTCTCCCAGGTTAAAGATAAATTCCAAAAAAGTCAGATATTAAAGGGAAAAAAGATGAGCGCCTGCCTCCATGTGACGGCTGAAACCGCCAACCTGGTCAGGGCCCTTAAAGCCGGCGGCGCCGACATCGTCCTTTGCGCCAGCAATCCCCTCTCCACCCAGGATGACGTCGCCGCCTCCCTTGTCAGCGATTACAAGATCCCGGTCTACGCGATCAAAGGGGAAGACAACGAGACATACTTCAAGCATTTAACCGCCGCGATCGAACATTCCCCGGTCATCACCATGGACGACGGGTGCGACCTGGTCTCCGCTATCTCGAAGAAATATCCGGCCATTGCCCGCCAGATCATCGGCAGCATGGAAGAAACCACGACCGGTGTGATCCGACTTAAGGCGATGGAGCGGGACGGCGCGCTGAAGTTCCCGGTCATCGCCGTCAACGACGCCCAAACCAAAAACCTCTTCGACAACCGCTACGGGACCGGCCAGAGCACCGTCGACGGGATCATCCGGGCGACCGATTTTCTTCTGGCCGGAAAAATGATCGTCGTGGCCGGCTACGGCTGGTGCGGCAAAGGCTTTGCCATGCGCTGCAAAGGGATGGGGGCAAATGTTATTGTCACCGAAGTTAACCCGGTCAAAGCGATCGAAGCGGCCATGGACGGCTTCCAGGTCATGACCATGGCCGAAGCGGCCCCGATCGGGGACCTTTTCTGCACCCTGACCGGCAATATGCACGTGGTCAGGCCGGAACATTTCAAGAAAATGAAGAACGGGGCGATCGTCTGCAACTCCGGCCACTTTGACATTGAGCTTGACCTCACGGGGCTAAAAAAGCTGGCCAGGAAAGAAAAGAAGAACGTCCGCAACTTTGTCGATGAATATATTCTCCCCAACGACCACTCCGTCTTTGTCCTGGCCGAAGGACGCCTGGTCAACCTGGGAGCGGCCGAAGGCCACCCCGCCTCGGTCATGGATATGAGCTTTTCCACCCAGGCGCTGGCAACCGAATATGCGATCAAAAACACCGGCAAGCTGGCCGCCAAGGTTTATAATGTGCCTCAGGAGATCGAAGATTGGGTCGCGACCGCAAAGTTAAAATCTATGGGGATCGGCATTGATAAGCTGACCGCCGACCAGTCTAAATACCTGGCCAGCTGGGAAGAGGGGACATAA
- the ileS gene encoding isoleucine--tRNA ligase, which translates to MEYKKTLNLPQTDFPIRANLGKVEEEMLTYWNGQNIYSQIQDKNAKNKPFILHDGPPYPNGDIHLGHALNKILKDIVVKYKSMQGFHAPFVPGWDCHGLPIETQLLKEIGEKRKEMPISEFREKCRDYALKYVDLQRGEFKKLGVFADWQNPYLTINHSYEENIAALFGVLAEKGYVYRGLKPIHWCPNDTTALAEAEIEYEDDRSPSIFVKFKVVDNKSLVLNRKSPLAKVNDQVFFVVWTTTPWTLPANVAICAHPELEYVFVSTGPPEAENVYVVAEGLLESFLQKLEIKEHKIIERTHGKYLEGILCQHPFIDRQVPVILGELVTLEQGTGLVHIAPGHGAEDYQVGLKYKLPIIMPVDPRGYFDSTVPDWLINIYYDKANKLITEKMKEDGTLLKLEFMKHSYPHCWRCKSPVIFRATEQWFISVDHRELRQEALKAIGQTKWYPAWGENRIRGMVSGRPDWCISRQRAWGVPIPVFYCTKCHKPQMTGIFNQAIRDLFLREGTNGWFAKEAKDILPSGTKCPDCGGSDFTKETDILDVWFESGSSHAAVLETIPGHVWPADLYLEGSDQHRGWFQSSLLLGVGYKGAAPYRAVLTHGFTIDDKGKKMSKSQGNVIDPQDVVKRYGADVLRLWVASTDFRNDMAASESILKQVQEAYLKIRNTCRFLMSNLYDFVPGNRDDSVAGFQANQLLEIDRWILLRLHRLIEKTTKAYDEYELHLIYHSLYDFCVNDLSAFYLDSSKDRLYCGGKDSPERRSAQFAMNEVLKALVCLMAPILSFTAENINKFLMTNECSIFLSTMPNADQKYLDGKLEDKWEIVLGIKKQVNFMLEGSRFKKEIGSSLDADVSILASSNDYPILKSVEDLLPMIFIVSKVSLKQNPSTVIGVTPASGQKCERCWNWRESVGQNKEHPTLCARCAKVVGSL; encoded by the coding sequence ATGGAATACAAGAAAACCCTGAACCTGCCTCAGACCGACTTCCCGATCAGAGCGAACCTGGGAAAGGTCGAAGAAGAGATGCTCACCTATTGGAACGGACAAAACATTTACTCACAAATCCAGGACAAAAACGCCAAAAACAAGCCATTTATCCTGCATGACGGCCCCCCATATCCCAATGGTGATATCCATCTTGGCCACGCGCTCAATAAAATACTCAAAGATATTGTGGTTAAATATAAATCGATGCAAGGGTTCCATGCTCCCTTTGTTCCGGGATGGGATTGTCATGGACTGCCGATTGAAACTCAATTGCTTAAAGAGATCGGGGAAAAACGAAAAGAGATGCCGATCTCGGAATTTCGCGAAAAATGCCGGGACTACGCCTTAAAATACGTCGATCTGCAGCGGGGTGAGTTCAAAAAGCTCGGGGTTTTTGCCGATTGGCAAAACCCATATTTAACGATCAATCATTCATACGAAGAAAATATCGCCGCCCTATTCGGCGTTCTGGCGGAAAAAGGCTATGTCTACCGGGGACTTAAACCGATCCATTGGTGCCCCAATGATACCACTGCTCTAGCCGAAGCGGAAATTGAATATGAAGACGACCGCTCCCCATCGATCTTTGTCAAATTCAAAGTGGTTGACAACAAATCACTGGTCTTAAACCGCAAGTCACCATTAGCTAAAGTCAACGATCAGGTCTTTTTTGTCGTCTGGACCACCACCCCCTGGACCCTGCCGGCCAATGTCGCCATCTGCGCTCATCCGGAGCTGGAGTATGTTTTTGTCAGTACAGGACCACCGGAAGCGGAAAACGTCTATGTCGTAGCCGAAGGGCTTTTGGAAAGCTTTTTACAAAAGCTGGAGATCAAAGAGCATAAAATAATTGAACGGACCCATGGAAAATATCTGGAGGGGATACTTTGCCAGCATCCATTTATCGACCGACAGGTCCCGGTGATTTTAGGCGAGCTGGTCACACTGGAACAAGGGACCGGCCTGGTCCACATTGCCCCCGGACACGGCGCCGAAGATTATCAGGTCGGCTTAAAGTATAAGCTCCCGATAATCATGCCGGTCGACCCGCGCGGCTATTTTGACTCAACCGTCCCGGATTGGCTCATCAACATTTATTACGATAAAGCGAACAAGCTGATCACCGAGAAGATGAAAGAGGACGGCACTCTGCTCAAGCTGGAATTCATGAAACATTCTTACCCCCACTGCTGGCGCTGCAAGAGCCCGGTTATTTTTAGGGCGACCGAACAATGGTTTATCTCGGTTGATCACCGCGAATTAAGGCAGGAAGCCCTAAAAGCGATCGGCCAGACCAAATGGTATCCCGCCTGGGGTGAAAACCGGATCAGAGGGATGGTCTCCGGACGCCCCGACTGGTGCATCTCCCGTCAGCGCGCCTGGGGAGTGCCGATCCCGGTCTTTTACTGCACAAAATGCCACAAACCACAGATGACCGGTATATTTAACCAGGCGATCCGCGACCTTTTTCTCAGGGAGGGGACCAATGGCTGGTTCGCCAAAGAAGCCAAAGATATCCTCCCATCCGGGACCAAGTGTCCGGATTGCGGCGGCTCCGATTTTACCAAAGAGACCGACATTCTCGACGTCTGGTTTGAGTCAGGCTCATCCCATGCGGCGGTCCTGGAAACGATCCCCGGCCATGTTTGGCCGGCCGATCTTTATCTGGAAGGGTCCGACCAGCACCGGGGATGGTTTCAATCTTCCCTGCTTCTCGGAGTAGGCTACAAAGGGGCTGCTCCCTACCGGGCCGTTCTGACCCACGGATTCACCATCGATGATAAAGGAAAAAAAATGAGCAAGTCGCAGGGGAACGTCATCGATCCACAGGATGTGGTAAAACGCTATGGGGCCGATGTCCTCCGCCTCTGGGTCGCTTCGACCGATTTCCGCAACGACATGGCCGCCTCGGAAAGCATTCTCAAGCAGGTTCAGGAAGCTTATCTCAAGATCCGCAACACCTGCCGCTTCTTGATGAGCAATTTGTACGACTTTGTTCCCGGAAACCGCGACGATAGTGTCGCTGGGTTCCAAGCCAACCAACTTCTGGAAATCGACCGGTGGATCCTCCTTCGCCTCCATCGTTTAATTGAAAAAACGACCAAAGCGTACGATGAGTACGAATTACATCTGATTTACCACTCACTTTACGACTTTTGCGTCAACGACCTGTCGGCTTTTTATCTTGATAGCTCCAAAGACCGGCTTTACTGCGGCGGCAAAGATTCGCCAGAGCGTCGCTCCGCTCAATTCGCTATGAACGAGGTCCTTAAAGCGTTAGTCTGCCTGATGGCCCCGATCCTCTCTTTTACGGCGGAAAACATTAATAAGTTTTTAATGACAAATGAATGTAGTATATTTTTATCAACAATGCCTAATGCAGACCAGAAATACCTTGATGGGAAATTAGAAGATAAATGGGAAATTGTTCTGGGCATAAAAAAACAAGTTAATTTTATGCTTGAAGGAAGCCGATTTAAAAAGGAAATTGGATCGAGCCTTGACGCGGACGTGAGCATACTAGCCTCAAGCAATGATTATCCTATCCTAAAATCAGTTGAAGACCTTTTACCAATGATATTTATCGTTTCAAAAGTTTCCCTCAAACAGAATCCTTCCACCGTAATAGGAGTGACTCCCGCATCGGGACAAAAATGTGAGCGTTGTTGGAACTGGCGCGAAAGCGTGGGACAAAACAAGGAACACCCGACCCTATGCGCCCGTTGCGCCAAGGTTGTCGGCTCTCTCTGA
- a CDS encoding outer membrane lipoprotein-sorting protein: protein MKKIIALVFTFLLVCPVAFADSTASVDLVVKKVQQNQDRINDMYAETTTLISSNLALPGSEKNEPQKMTQKGKVWTKGKEKSKVEMLSPVKQVTITNGDKMMVVNPETGQKVVQDLKKLREQSGMPGSSQQMDLEKAKQYFDFTVANKGVPGKAIYVISGTPRKENKFLSRMELYIDGERWIATRIMMYGSKGELVSQSDIDYAMISGVWIPKKNVSFVSTPAGRMDVEMDFDNIKVNRGISDSVFKVE, encoded by the coding sequence ATGAAAAAAATAATTGCTTTGGTCTTTACTTTTTTGTTGGTCTGCCCTGTTGCCTTTGCCGATTCAACGGCTTCGGTTGATCTGGTCGTTAAAAAGGTTCAGCAGAACCAGGACCGTATCAATGACATGTATGCAGAGACCACGACATTGATCAGCTCTAACCTGGCCTTGCCGGGGTCAGAAAAAAACGAACCTCAGAAGATGACCCAAAAAGGGAAGGTTTGGACCAAAGGGAAAGAGAAGTCAAAGGTTGAGATGCTTTCGCCTGTAAAGCAGGTAACTATTACTAATGGCGACAAAATGATGGTCGTTAATCCGGAGACCGGACAGAAAGTGGTCCAGGACCTGAAAAAACTGCGCGAGCAGAGCGGGATGCCCGGTTCTTCCCAGCAAATGGACCTGGAGAAAGCAAAGCAATATTTTGACTTTACTGTTGCCAATAAAGGGGTGCCGGGAAAGGCGATCTATGTTATTTCAGGCACCCCAAGGAAAGAGAATAAATTCCTTTCCCGGATGGAGCTTTATATTGACGGTGAACGCTGGATCGCGACCAGGATCATGATGTACGGGAGCAAAGGAGAGCTGGTCAGCCAGTCTGACATTGATTATGCCATGATCAGTGGGGTTTGGATCCCCAAAAAGAACGTTTCTTTTGTCAGTACGCCGGCCGGCCGGATGGATGTGGAGATGGATTTTGATAACATCAAGGTCAACCGCGGGATCAGCGATTCGGTCTTTAAAGTAGAATAG
- a CDS encoding M23 family metallopeptidase gives MANRKKKKHFTFMIVPHDAQGAPISFKVPASWLYTGAFALVFCLLLVGSSIVYSTLISRRLVGYTHALAKNEKQEARLSAFSQKTAQIMGTIDKLASEENNLRKMLGLKSWKNQARLPFDLKSSPEAKDKISLELGQAAVRLSERRESLEELRSWVKKVQERLVETPTSWPIYGRITSGFGYRVYPWRGRHTGVDIQASYGAPARATADGHVSFVGWIRGYGKAVIVQHQNGISTLYGHNSRFAVAQGQRVSKGQIVSYIGMTGWTTGPHLHYEVRVNNVAKNPMAYLDMNVVTASRMWRGKNGSI, from the coding sequence GTGGCTAACCGAAAAAAGAAAAAACATTTTACTTTTATGATCGTGCCGCACGACGCGCAGGGAGCGCCGATCAGCTTCAAGGTCCCGGCCAGCTGGCTGTATACCGGGGCTTTTGCTTTGGTCTTTTGCCTGCTTTTGGTCGGGTCGTCCATTGTCTACTCCACATTAATATCGCGTCGTTTGGTCGGTTATACCCACGCCCTGGCCAAGAATGAAAAACAGGAAGCCCGGCTTTCCGCCTTTTCTCAAAAGACCGCTCAAATAATGGGGACCATTGATAAGTTGGCCTCCGAAGAGAACAACCTCCGAAAAATGCTCGGCTTAAAGAGCTGGAAGAACCAGGCACGACTCCCTTTTGATTTAAAGTCATCCCCTGAAGCTAAAGATAAAATATCTCTTGAACTTGGCCAGGCCGCGGTCAGGCTTTCCGAGCGAAGAGAGAGCCTAGAAGAACTTAGGTCATGGGTAAAAAAAGTCCAGGAACGGTTGGTGGAAACCCCAACCTCATGGCCGATCTATGGTAGAATAACTTCTGGGTTTGGATACCGGGTCTATCCATGGCGTGGCAGGCACACTGGAGTGGACATTCAGGCCAGTTATGGGGCTCCGGCCAGGGCGACTGCTGACGGTCATGTCTCTTTTGTCGGGTGGATCAGAGGTTACGGCAAAGCGGTCATCGTTCAGCATCAGAACGGCATTTCTACCTTATACGGGCATAATTCCAGGTTTGCCGTAGCCCAGGGACAGAGGGTAAGCAAAGGACAGATTGTTTCTTATATCGGTATGACCGGCTGGACGACCGGTCCGCATTTGCATTATGAAGTCAGGGTGAATAACGTAGCAAAAAATCCAATGGCGTATCTTGACATGAATGTCGTGACCGCCAGTCGGATGTGGAGGGGAAAAAATGGGAGTATTTAA
- a CDS encoding polymer-forming cytoskeletal protein, with translation MGVFNGSGKKAPLFEGVNSVLGEHSTFKGEIVTGGSISLNGFFEGKIKADGEVMILQSGVVSGEVFGGSIVVSGKVEGNVRAAGNLEITKTGRVRGELCGERIIIEEGATYHGRVTVNPGAKEEGFGENMTENVAENRKTPIFSN, from the coding sequence ATGGGAGTATTTAACGGTTCCGGTAAAAAGGCGCCGCTTTTTGAAGGGGTCAATTCGGTCCTGGGGGAACATTCCACATTTAAAGGAGAGATCGTGACCGGTGGATCGATCAGCTTGAACGGTTTTTTTGAAGGAAAGATCAAGGCTGACGGCGAGGTTATGATCCTGCAAAGCGGCGTAGTTTCCGGTGAGGTATTTGGCGGTTCGATCGTTGTTTCCGGAAAAGTTGAAGGGAACGTCAGAGCGGCCGGCAACCTGGAGATCACCAAGACGGGGCGGGTACGGGGAGAACTTTGCGGCGAGCGGATCATTATTGAAGAAGGGGCAACCTATCACGGCAGGGTAACCGTTAACCCGGGGGCGAAAGAAGAAGGCTTTGGCGAAAACATGACCGAGAACGTTGCCGAAAACCGTAAAACGCCGATCTTTTCCAACTAG
- the rsmI gene encoding 16S rRNA (cytidine(1402)-2'-O)-methyltransferase gives MSGTLYVVATPIGNLEDLTYRARRILSEVSLIAAEDTRQTRILLDHYDISTPLTSYHKFNIMRKAGHLLEKLQAGADLAIVTDSGTPCISDPGYELVRAAAEQGILVVPIPGASAAIAALSAAGLPTDRFAFEGFLPKRPGKKRKLLEALKNEERTIIIYESPFRLIRTLTEILAIMGDRQVAVCRELTKKFEEIKRGPALEVLEHFRSKTVKGEIVIIIQSEEEKKEVSR, from the coding sequence ATGTCCGGAACCCTTTATGTTGTCGCGACGCCGATAGGCAATTTGGAAGACCTAACTTATCGGGCCAGGCGGATCTTGTCTGAGGTTTCGCTCATTGCGGCGGAAGATACCAGACAGACCAGGATCCTTCTGGATCATTATGACATTTCCACCCCGCTGACCTCTTATCATAAATTTAATATTATGCGGAAAGCCGGACACTTGCTGGAAAAGCTACAAGCTGGAGCTGATTTGGCGATAGTGACCGATTCCGGGACCCCCTGCATCTCTGACCCTGGATATGAGCTGGTCAGGGCGGCCGCTGAGCAGGGCATTTTAGTTGTGCCAATCCCAGGCGCATCGGCGGCTATTGCCGCATTATCGGCGGCCGGTTTGCCGACCGACCGTTTTGCTTTTGAAGGTTTTTTGCCAAAACGGCCAGGTAAAAAGCGGAAATTGCTTGAAGCGTTGAAAAACGAAGAGAGGACGATTATAATCTACGAGTCTCCTTTTCGTTTGATAAGAACATTAACGGAGATATTGGCGATCATGGGAGACAGGCAGGTTGCCGTTTGCCGGGAATTGACGAAAAAGTTCGAAGAGATAAAGCGAGGCCCGGCCTTGGAGGTTTTAGAGCATTTTCGATCTAAGACCGTCAAGGGAGAGATAGTGATCATTATTCAATCGGAAGAAGAAAAAAAGGAGGTGTCGCGGTAG
- a CDS encoding TonB-dependent receptor has product MKNIILFGLVFFCFTFMTAQDSFAAAPIFYGQEVLVTGSRFPQPVTLIPWNATIISQIQLKDFTNVGEAVRNVAGLDVTSYGYLGAVTSARLRGANSTQVLVLLDGRRLNSPTLGTFDLGDILTSSIDRVEIVRSPLSALYGSDAVSGVINIITKEPKDERYISVTNSSYGTWQYGVKIGGGNYLLTADYIQSDGFRQNSAYAARNVYGKFTLPLGFADIIVDGSLYDALKGIPGVPTSESDPASATEPSDRQADRNITIGAALRNDDFSLRAYANTLDQKIDPYIFGVSSNKGWRNGLEWQQNLNVGLGKTLYGIELIEDRGESTLAGAHSVSNYAAFVQDEILFGRTLFSLSVRGDRHSTAGTSINPRAGLTYQLGRNLALKLSAGSAFRAPTLNELYWNDPAWGMFGNASLKPEKSTSYNIALERNISDRQIVRVSYYQANLTDMILWSYDPATFQTLATNIGEVQSNGVEFDLEHKFATGKGYANYTYQQVVDKKVAVDKQVPYTPRSKYNVGLIMGGSSILARYVGSRYVDSQNTIELPAYTVVDFHLTRPLFGAEAVFAANNVFDEQYSEAFGLDPNTYAMRKYPMPGRNYSLGVKWTF; this is encoded by the coding sequence ATGAAAAATATTATTTTATTTGGTCTGGTTTTCTTTTGTTTTACATTTATGACCGCACAGGATTCATTTGCCGCTGCGCCAATATTTTACGGGCAGGAGGTTTTGGTTACAGGATCCCGTTTTCCCCAGCCGGTCACGCTTATTCCCTGGAATGCCACGATCATTAGCCAGATACAGCTGAAGGATTTTACCAATGTCGGCGAAGCGGTCAGAAATGTCGCCGGATTGGATGTGACCTCATATGGGTACCTTGGCGCGGTCACTTCGGCCCGTTTGCGCGGCGCCAACTCGACCCAGGTATTGGTCCTTTTGGACGGCAGGCGGCTGAATTCCCCGACACTGGGGACTTTTGATCTGGGAGATATTTTAACCTCGAGCATTGATCGGGTGGAGATCGTCCGTTCCCCGCTTTCCGCCCTGTACGGCTCTGACGCGGTTTCAGGCGTGATCAATATCATTACCAAGGAACCGAAGGACGAAAGGTATATTTCTGTTACTAATAGTTCATATGGGACCTGGCAGTATGGGGTTAAAATAGGAGGCGGAAACTATCTGTTAACCGCCGATTACATCCAGTCGGATGGTTTTCGGCAGAACAGTGCCTACGCTGCCAGGAATGTGTATGGGAAATTCACTCTCCCGCTTGGCTTTGCCGACATTATTGTTGACGGGAGCCTTTATGACGCGCTCAAAGGGATCCCCGGAGTCCCGACCTCCGAAAGTGACCCGGCTTCCGCCACGGAACCAAGCGACCGGCAGGCGGACCGGAACATAACGATAGGCGCCGCCTTAAGGAACGACGATTTTTCCCTGCGCGCTTACGCCAACACTCTTGATCAAAAGATCGATCCCTATATTTTTGGTGTTTCTTCCAACAAAGGGTGGCGGAATGGCCTGGAGTGGCAGCAAAACCTTAATGTAGGGCTTGGAAAAACATTGTACGGCATTGAGCTTATTGAAGACAGAGGGGAATCGACCCTGGCGGGAGCGCATTCGGTCAGCAATTATGCCGCTTTTGTTCAGGATGAGATATTATTTGGGCGGACCCTTTTCTCTCTTTCGGTCCGGGGAGACAGGCACAGTACCGCCGGGACATCGATCAATCCGCGGGCAGGCCTAACCTATCAGCTTGGCAGAAATTTAGCTCTCAAGCTTTCGGCCGGGAGCGCTTTCCGGGCCCCGACCTTGAACGAATTGTATTGGAATGACCCAGCCTGGGGGATGTTTGGCAACGCCTCTCTAAAGCCCGAAAAGTCGACATCATACAATATTGCGCTGGAAAGAAATATAAGCGACCGGCAGATCGTCCGGGTCAGCTACTACCAGGCAAATCTTACCGATATGATCCTATGGTCATACGACCCGGCGACCTTTCAGACGCTGGCGACCAATATCGGCGAGGTCCAGTCAAATGGGGTCGAATTTGACCTGGAGCATAAATTTGCCACCGGCAAAGGGTATGCCAATTATACCTATCAGCAGGTGGTCGACAAAAAAGTCGCGGTCGATAAACAAGTTCCATATACCCCGCGCTCCAAGTACAATGTAGGGCTTATCATGGGGGGGAGCTCGATTCTGGCCCGCTATGTCGGGTCGCGCTATGTCGATTCCCAAAACACGATCGAACTTCCGGCATACACAGTGGTCGACTTCCACCTGACCAGGCCACTTTTCGGAGCGGAAGCGGTCTTTGCGGCGAACAACGTTTTTGACGAGCAATACAGCGAGGCGTTTGGCCTTGACCCGAACACTTACGCGATGCGCAAGTACCCGATGCCGGGGCGTAACTATTCATTGGGCGTGAAATGGACCTTTTAG
- a CDS encoding energy transducer TonB produces the protein MKELTLPRLGLFLIMGMGGAAALFFLRTNLDVDRNYPVFAGAEVRAVQAVAAPAKAAPVAVAKASEARQTLRPIRAVPLPIVPPTIAHQVVPLYPQAAQENGSEGVVLLSVYVSELGEPWKVDIKSSSGYSDLDAAASKALWQWRFNPASQSGGAIASWFEVPVKFALE, from the coding sequence ATGAAAGAACTTACACTGCCGCGGCTCGGACTTTTTCTGATCATGGGAATGGGGGGAGCAGCCGCTTTATTTTTTCTTAGAACAAATCTGGATGTTGATCGCAATTATCCGGTCTTTGCCGGAGCAGAGGTGCGAGCGGTTCAGGCTGTTGCCGCCCCGGCCAAGGCGGCGCCGGTAGCAGTAGCGAAAGCAAGCGAAGCCCGACAAACTCTGCGACCGATCAGGGCGGTTCCGCTGCCGATAGTTCCCCCGACAATTGCTCATCAGGTTGTTCCCCTATATCCTCAGGCGGCGCAGGAGAATGGATCTGAAGGGGTGGTTTTGCTGTCGGTTTACGTTAGTGAATTGGGCGAACCCTGGAAGGTTGATATAAAAAGCTCGTCAGGATATAGCGATCTTGACGCGGCGGCCTCCAAAGCCCTTTGGCAATGGCGTTTCAATCCCGCCTCGCAAAGCGGCGGGGCGATCGCCAGCTGGTTCGAGGTCCCGGTGAAATTCGCACTGGAATAA
- a CDS encoding DUF2905 domain-containing protein, with amino-acid sequence MAIESLGRMLIYIGVIVVLIGGFLVLSAKVPWIGRLPGDIVYQRENTTVLVPITTMILASIVLTIILNIIRR; translated from the coding sequence ATGGCTATTGAGTCGTTAGGGCGGATGTTGATTTATATTGGGGTGATTGTCGTCCTGATCGGCGGGTTTCTTGTTCTGTCGGCAAAGGTTCCCTGGATCGGCAGACTGCCGGGGGATATTGTTTATCAGCGGGAAAATACGACGGTCCTGGTCCCGATCACGACCATGATCCTGGCGAGCATTGTCCTGACCATTATACTCAATATTATCCGAAGGTAA
- the queA gene encoding tRNA preQ1(34) S-adenosylmethionine ribosyltransferase-isomerase QueA, with protein MRTAKFDYNLPEELIAQAPSADRDHSRLMVLDRAGQTIGHKHFYDIADYFQPGDLLVLNNTKVIPANLTGCKIDGGAKVEVLLSKQMQNTDPDKKIFECLVKPGKKLKVGDWIVFNEGEVSGVVIEKTTSGEQIIDFRGDLWGYMKKEGELPLPPYVKTNRHSPELQGRYQTVFAEKEGAAAAPTAGLHFTPELLAKIEARGVKIAYVTLHTGLATFKPIYAENIEDHHMYSEAFEVPAETIALLGEAKRVVAVGTTAIRTLETIADHVKAGSREGVKGETALFIYPGYQFKLVDAIITNFHFPRTSLIVLVAAFAGLDLTLEAYKTAVREKYRFYSFGDAMLIL; from the coding sequence ATGAGAACAGCGAAATTTGATTATAATTTGCCCGAAGAGCTGATCGCCCAGGCGCCGTCCGCCGATCGAGACCACTCCCGGCTGATGGTCCTTGACCGCGCGGGGCAAACGATCGGCCACAAACATTTTTACGATATCGCTGACTACTTCCAACCGGGCGATCTTTTGGTCTTAAACAATACCAAGGTGATACCGGCTAATTTGACCGGCTGTAAAATTGACGGCGGAGCGAAGGTCGAGGTTCTTTTAAGCAAGCAAATGCAGAATACCGATCCCGATAAAAAAATATTCGAATGCTTGGTCAAACCGGGGAAAAAGTTGAAGGTTGGCGATTGGATCGTTTTTAATGAAGGGGAAGTCTCCGGGGTGGTAATAGAAAAGACCACTAGCGGTGAACAGATCATTGATTTTAGAGGCGACCTTTGGGGTTACATGAAAAAGGAGGGGGAGCTTCCCTTGCCGCCATATGTAAAGACCAATCGCCACTCCCCGGAATTACAGGGACGTTATCAGACGGTTTTCGCGGAGAAGGAAGGGGCCGCCGCCGCCCCCACTGCCGGCCTCCACTTCACCCCGGAACTCCTCGCCAAGATCGAAGCGCGCGGGGTGAAGATCGCTTACGTTACGCTCCACACCGGATTGGCGACCTTTAAGCCGATCTACGCCGAAAATATTGAGGACCATCATATGTATTCAGAGGCGTTTGAGGTCCCAGCCGAAACAATTGCTTTGTTAGGTGAGGCTAAAAGAGTGGTCGCGGTCGGGACGACCGCTATTCGGACTTTGGAGACGATTGCCGACCATGTTAAAGCGGGGAGCAGAGAGGGGGTCAAGGGAGAGACCGCCTTATTTATTTATCCCGGTTATCAATTTAAGCTGGTTGACGCGATTATTACCAACTTTCATTTTCCCCGGACCTCGCTGATCGTTTTGGTTGCCGCTTTTGCCGGGCTGGACCTAACGCTTGAGGCATATAAAACAGCGGTTCGGGAAAAGTACCGTTTTTACTCTTTCGGCGACGCGATGCTCATCTTATGA